Proteins encoded within one genomic window of Formosa agariphila KMM 3901:
- a CDS encoding porin family protein — protein sequence MKKTTIILFFLLFTTLTYSQYRGRESWVASFGINLLDDSAYQDPLKGSERWSFSRPITLGVEYKFDEHWSISPMLSFNKIDEVYEDFAHGGSGWIEGGNYTSFDVNGKFYFDEYIAENENIDAYAGLGLGYFKVADESNVSGNVTLGLRFWFTPVWGLRLQTLGKFAFDPDKVYANNNFIHSLELLYRF from the coding sequence ATGAAAAAGACTACAATTATACTTTTTTTCCTTCTGTTTACTACATTGACTTACAGTCAATATAGAGGACGTGAATCATGGGTTGCCAGCTTTGGTATCAACTTACTTGATGATAGTGCCTATCAAGATCCTCTTAAAGGTTCAGAACGTTGGAGTTTTAGTCGACCAATTACTTTAGGAGTAGAATATAAGTTTGACGAACACTGGTCTATTAGTCCTATGTTAAGTTTTAATAAAATTGATGAAGTTTATGAAGATTTTGCTCATGGCGGAAGCGGATGGATTGAAGGTGGTAACTATACTTCTTTTGATGTTAATGGTAAATTTTATTTTGACGAGTACATTGCTGAAAATGAAAACATTGATGCTTACGCAGGTTTAGGTTTAGGTTATTTTAAAGTTGCAGACGAATCTAATGTTTCTGGAAACGTTACTTTAGGTTTAAGATTCTGGTTTACACCTGTATGGGGACTTAGACTTCAAACTTTAGGAAAGTTTGCTTTCGATCCAGACAAAGTGTATGCTAACAACAATTTTATTCATAGTTTAGAATTACTATACAGATTCTAA
- a CDS encoding acetate uptake transporter → MEHSTVSIKDNSANPGPLGLLAFGMTTVLLNLHNAGFYEMNSMILAMGIFYGGSAQIVAGILESKKNNSFGMTAFISYGFFWLTLVGLILMPELDIFEGTSTPGMIAYFIMWGIFTSLFFIGTLRINKALQFVFGSLAILFFLLALGRYTGNHLIETITGYEGIICGASAIYAGVGTLLNEVYGKIIMPLGPVTK, encoded by the coding sequence ATGGAACACAGTACAGTATCAATTAAAGACAATTCAGCAAATCCAGGTCCTTTAGGATTATTAGCTTTTGGAATGACAACCGTTTTATTAAACCTGCATAATGCTGGCTTTTACGAAATGAATTCTATGATTTTAGCAATGGGAATTTTTTATGGCGGTTCGGCTCAAATTGTAGCAGGAATTTTAGAGTCTAAAAAGAATAATAGTTTCGGAATGACTGCTTTTATATCTTATGGTTTTTTCTGGTTAACGCTCGTCGGTTTAATATTGATGCCAGAATTAGATATTTTTGAAGGTACCTCTACACCAGGAATGATTGCATATTTTATTATGTGGGGCATATTTACATCGTTATTTTTTATCGGAACTTTAAGAATAAATAAAGCATTACAATTTGTGTTTGGAAGTTTGGCTATTTTATTTTTTCTATTGGCTCTGGGCAGATATACAGGAAATCACCTAATAGAAACCATTACAGGTTACGAAGGAATTATTTGCGGTGCATCGGCTATTTATGCAGGGGTTGGTACTTTATTAAATGAAGTTTACGGAAAAATAATTATGCCTTTAGGTCCAGTTACTAAATAA
- a CDS encoding lipocalin family protein, giving the protein MHYLKFVIPTLLIVITGAIFTSCATIPEKAEAVTPFNKEKYLGKWYEIARLDFKFEKDLNNTTANYSINSNQTIKVENKGYNYKKDKWQEAEGKAKFVDSDSIAKLKVSFFGPFYSGYNVIALEDNYKYALVAGKNLDYLWILSRETFIPESIKQDFLKKAKEIGYNTDDLIWVEHDKS; this is encoded by the coding sequence ATGCATTATTTAAAATTCGTGATTCCAACACTTCTTATAGTAATAACAGGAGCTATATTTACATCTTGTGCTACTATTCCAGAAAAAGCTGAAGCCGTTACACCCTTTAATAAAGAAAAATATTTAGGAAAATGGTATGAAATAGCACGACTCGATTTCAAATTTGAAAAAGACCTTAATAATACTACCGCAAATTATTCCATCAATTCAAATCAAACTATTAAAGTGGAAAATAAAGGTTATAACTACAAAAAAGATAAATGGCAAGAAGCAGAAGGAAAAGCTAAATTTGTAGATAGCGATTCTATAGCCAAGCTAAAGGTGTCTTTTTTTGGCCCTTTCTATTCTGGATATAATGTTATTGCACTGGAAGACAACTACAAATATGCACTTGTTGCAGGTAAGAATCTAGATTATTTATGGATTCTATCTCGAGAAACATTTATACCTGAAAGCATAAAACAAGATTTTTTAAAAAAAGCTAAAGAGATTGGCTACAATACAGACGATTTAATTTGGGTAGAGCACGATAAATCATAA
- the ypfJ gene encoding KPN_02809 family neutral zinc metallopeptidase, with amino-acid sequence MKWQGKRQSSNVEDRRGQQGPSTGGGFGGISPMLLVPLFKLLFSKKGLIIAGIVVLLSVVTGYNPLNLISRFLGGGPIMTESSANYKPTAEDEELAEFSTTILASTEDVWNQLLPNYREPTLVLFTGSVASACGAASSSTGPFYCPGDEKLYLDISFFHEMENQMNAPGDFAQAYVIAHEVGHHIQKIMGISDKMQQLRSQLSETEYNKYSVRLELQADYFAGVWAHHSQQMTQMMESGDLEEALNAANAIGDDRLQKQATGRVVPDSFTHGTSEQRMRWFKKGFVSGDVSQGDTFSANPL; translated from the coding sequence ATGAAATGGCAAGGAAAAAGGCAGAGTTCGAACGTAGAAGATAGAAGAGGGCAACAAGGACCAAGCACAGGAGGCGGCTTTGGAGGCATTAGCCCGATGTTATTAGTGCCGTTATTTAAACTTTTATTTTCTAAAAAGGGATTAATAATTGCTGGTATTGTTGTTTTACTTTCTGTAGTTACTGGCTATAATCCGTTAAACTTAATTAGTCGATTTTTAGGAGGCGGACCAATTATGACAGAAAGTTCTGCTAATTATAAACCTACTGCAGAAGATGAAGAATTAGCTGAATTTAGTACAACTATTTTGGCAAGTACAGAAGATGTTTGGAATCAATTATTACCAAATTATAGAGAGCCAACTTTAGTACTTTTTACGGGGTCTGTGGCATCTGCATGTGGTGCAGCTTCAAGTTCTACAGGACCTTTTTACTGCCCTGGTGATGAAAAATTATATTTAGATATTAGTTTCTTTCATGAGATGGAAAATCAAATGAATGCGCCTGGAGATTTTGCTCAGGCTTATGTAATTGCTCACGAAGTTGGACATCATATTCAAAAAATCATGGGTATTTCAGATAAAATGCAACAATTAAGAAGTCAATTAAGCGAAACAGAATACAATAAATATTCAGTACGTTTAGAACTTCAGGCAGATTATTTTGCTGGTGTTTGGGCACACCATTCTCAACAAATGACACAAATGATGGAGAGCGGTGATTTAGAAGAGGCTTTAAATGCTGCCAATGCTATTGGGGACGATCGTTTACAAAAGCAAGCTACTGGTCGCGTTGTTCCAGATTCATTTACACACGGAACTTCAGAACAGCGTATGCGTTGGTTTAAAAAGGGATTTGTTTCAGGAGATGTATCTCAAGGCGATACTTTTAGTGCTAACCCGCTTTAG
- a CDS encoding protein-disulfide reductase DsbD family protein produces the protein MKHLLFVLLFTFSLTTFSQILDPVKWSTSVEKVSDTEYNLISTAQIDAGWHLYSQFVPDNGPIPTTFIYDNSEGTFSLEGNTTEEDGVTVDDPVFEMKIKLFEGKTQFVQHIKLSEPVQKIDGFVEFMVCDDTRCLPPTEVELEFILDKNTIALAETTSTANLEKKLETDIQKTKKAASNKGLWSVFFIAFLSGFAALLTPCVFPMIPMTVSFFTKQSKNKAAGIKNAIIYGVSIIVIYVLLGTAVTGIFGASALNALATNVWFNIIFFILLVVFATSFLGAFEIVLPNSWANKVDSQADRGGLIGIFFMALALAIVSFSCTGPIVGTLLVEAASKGGAAPIIGMFGFSLAIALPFALFAAFPGWLNSLPKSGGWLNTVKVVLGFLELALAFKFLSQADLVLQIHFLEREVFIAIWIAIFGTLAFYLFGKIQLPHDSPLSHISVGRLSLGLIVLSFTIYMIPGLWGAPLNLISAFPPPQEYSESPYGVGFSKLGSGVGAAAHEALPDGAHLLAPHDIMAFNDYDTGVAYAKQVGKPIMLDFTGWACVNCRKMEQNVWPEPGVLNILKNEVVLISLYVDDKRPLEEGDIVESQLKPGKKLKYIGQKWSELQTVKYKSNSQPFYVIIDHNEEKLIEPVAYLPDAEAYQEWLEIGVQNFKK, from the coding sequence ATGAAGCATCTTTTATTTGTCCTCTTATTTACATTTAGTTTAACCACTTTTTCTCAAATTCTAGATCCTGTTAAATGGTCGACTTCTGTAGAAAAAGTATCGGATACTGAATATAATTTAATCTCGACAGCCCAAATAGATGCAGGTTGGCATTTGTATTCTCAATTTGTTCCAGATAATGGTCCAATACCTACTACATTTATTTATGACAATTCTGAAGGTACTTTTAGTTTAGAAGGAAATACTACCGAAGAAGACGGAGTTACTGTAGATGACCCTGTTTTCGAAATGAAAATAAAACTCTTTGAAGGTAAAACGCAATTTGTACAGCATATAAAACTCTCTGAACCTGTTCAGAAAATTGATGGATTTGTAGAATTCATGGTTTGCGACGATACAAGATGTTTACCTCCAACAGAGGTAGAGTTGGAATTTATATTGGACAAGAATACAATTGCTTTAGCTGAAACAACATCTACAGCCAACTTAGAAAAAAAATTAGAAACAGATATTCAAAAAACTAAAAAAGCAGCCTCTAATAAAGGGTTATGGTCTGTTTTCTTTATCGCTTTTTTATCTGGTTTCGCTGCATTATTAACGCCTTGTGTGTTTCCTATGATTCCTATGACGGTTAGTTTCTTTACTAAACAAAGTAAAAATAAGGCTGCAGGTATTAAAAATGCTATTATTTATGGGGTAAGCATTATTGTTATTTATGTTTTATTAGGAACCGCTGTAACCGGAATTTTTGGTGCTAGTGCTTTAAATGCTTTAGCAACTAATGTTTGGTTTAATATTATATTTTTTATCTTATTAGTAGTCTTTGCAACTTCTTTTTTAGGAGCTTTCGAAATTGTTTTACCAAACTCATGGGCTAACAAAGTAGATTCTCAAGCCGATCGTGGTGGTTTAATCGGAATCTTTTTTATGGCTTTAGCACTAGCTATAGTGTCATTTTCTTGTACAGGACCAATTGTCGGTACACTTTTAGTTGAGGCGGCATCTAAGGGAGGAGCAGCTCCAATTATAGGAATGTTCGGTTTTTCGTTAGCTATCGCTTTACCATTTGCACTATTTGCAGCGTTCCCAGGTTGGTTAAATTCATTACCAAAATCTGGTGGCTGGTTAAATACGGTAAAAGTAGTATTAGGATTTTTAGAACTAGCCTTAGCCTTTAAATTTTTGTCGCAAGCCGATTTGGTGTTACAAATACACTTTTTAGAACGCGAAGTCTTTATCGCCATTTGGATAGCTATTTTCGGAACATTGGCTTTTTATCTGTTCGGAAAAATACAATTACCACACGATTCACCATTATCTCATATTTCTGTAGGACGATTAAGTTTAGGGCTTATCGTATTATCATTCACCATTTACATGATTCCTGGACTATGGGGTGCGCCCTTAAATTTAATTAGTGCTTTTCCTCCGCCACAAGAATATAGCGAATCGCCTTATGGTGTAGGATTTTCTAAACTTGGCAGTGGAGTTGGTGCTGCTGCACACGAAGCGTTACCCGATGGAGCACATTTATTGGCGCCACACGATATTATGGCTTTTAACGATTATGATACAGGTGTTGCGTATGCTAAACAAGTGGGTAAGCCTATCATGTTAGATTTTACAGGTTGGGCTTGTGTAAATTGTAGAAAAATGGAACAAAATGTTTGGCCAGAGCCAGGCGTTTTAAATATTTTAAAGAATGAAGTGGTTCTTATTTCATTATATGTAGATGATAAACGACCATTAGAAGAAGGCGATATTGTAGAATCGCAATTAAAACCAGGAAAGAAATTAAAGTACATTGGTCAAAAATGGAGTGAATTACAAACCGTTAAGTATAAATCTAATTCGCAGCCATTTTATGTGATTATCGACCATAACGAAGAGAAATTAATAGAACCAGTAGCTTATCTTCCAGATGCAGAAGCGTATCAAGAATGGTTAGAAATAGGGGTTCAGAATTTTAAAAAATAA
- a CDS encoding energy transducer TonB: MKAKKNPNLDIGRNSSIYFAIGLNLMLFFTWQSLEYKSFDKDDIAIEILNIETEYEEDIPIVKLPEVAPPPVAEVVSESILIAENTEEIIETVIESTESNQAMAIEAQQPSIEIEAVQVEEVEEEVEVPFALIENIPVFPGCENLSKSENKKCFQDKLNEHIANNFRYPQSALDLGIQGRVSIMFFIDSDGQITGIRSRGPDEALKHEAERIIRLLPKMTPGSQRGKPVKVSYALPIFFKYEE; this comes from the coding sequence ATGAAAGCTAAAAAAAATCCCAATTTAGACATCGGGAGAAATAGCAGTATATATTTTGCTATTGGGCTTAATTTAATGCTATTCTTTACCTGGCAATCTTTAGAGTATAAAAGTTTCGATAAAGATGATATTGCCATAGAAATTTTAAATATTGAAACGGAATATGAAGAGGATATTCCGATAGTAAAGTTGCCAGAAGTTGCACCTCCACCTGTAGCAGAAGTGGTATCTGAATCTATTTTAATTGCAGAAAATACTGAAGAAATAATTGAAACGGTAATAGAAAGCACAGAATCTAATCAAGCTATGGCTATAGAGGCTCAACAACCATCTATTGAAATTGAGGCTGTACAAGTGGAAGAAGTAGAGGAAGAAGTGGAAGTACCCTTTGCTCTTATTGAAAACATACCGGTATTTCCTGGTTGTGAAAATTTATCGAAAAGCGAAAATAAAAAATGTTTTCAAGATAAGTTAAATGAACATATTGCTAATAATTTTAGATACCCACAATCTGCATTAGATTTAGGTATTCAGGGACGTGTTTCAATAATGTTTTTTATAGATTCTGATGGACAAATCACAGGAATTCGATCACGTGGTCCTGATGAAGCGTTAAAACATGAAGCTGAACGCATAATACGTTTACTTCCTAAAATGACTCCTGGTAGTCAGCGAGGTAAGCCGGTTAAAGTATCTTATGCCCTACCTATCTTTTTTAAATACGAAGAATAG
- a CDS encoding MFS transporter, translating into MTRTKTRITEYIPKHILLLIIISQFCCTSLWFAGNGVMDELIQVYHLDASVLSFLTSAVQFGFILGTFVFAVFTISDRYSPSKVFMVSAFLAALFNCGLVIKGQSLTLLLILRFLTGFFLAGIYPVGMKIAADYYNQGLGKALGFLVGALVLGTAFPHLLSNITQHLPWETVIYTTSILSVLGGCLIFFFVPNGPFRKSSIKVDFTVLFKLFKNKAFKAAAFGYFGHMWELYAFWAFTPILIKTYNQMHPEAVLNISFISFLVIGSGCLSCAFSGIWSKQFGVKRSAFYILLVSAICCIVSPLSFYINSEVIFVAFLIFWGLVVVADSPLFSTLVAHNTAAETKGSALTIVNCIGFIITIISIQTLGFLQSMISNPTVIYLILAIGPIFGLVALKSKHKENESQLV; encoded by the coding sequence ATGACGAGAACTAAAACACGTATTACAGAATACATTCCTAAACACATTTTACTGTTAATAATTATATCTCAATTCTGTTGTACATCGCTTTGGTTTGCTGGAAATGGTGTTATGGACGAGCTTATTCAAGTTTACCATTTAGATGCTTCTGTATTAAGTTTTTTAACCTCAGCTGTACAATTTGGTTTTATTTTAGGAACTTTCGTTTTTGCTGTGTTTACAATTTCAGACCGGTATTCGCCATCAAAAGTATTTATGGTGAGTGCCTTTTTAGCGGCACTTTTTAATTGCGGTTTGGTTATTAAAGGACAATCTTTAACGTTACTACTCATACTACGTTTTTTAACTGGTTTTTTTCTTGCAGGAATATATCCTGTAGGTATGAAAATAGCTGCTGACTACTATAATCAAGGTTTAGGAAAAGCCCTTGGTTTTTTAGTTGGTGCATTGGTTTTAGGAACAGCCTTCCCACACCTTCTAAGCAACATTACTCAGCATTTGCCGTGGGAAACAGTAATTTATACCACCTCTATATTATCTGTTTTAGGAGGCTGCTTAATATTCTTTTTTGTCCCAAATGGTCCGTTTAGAAAATCGAGCATAAAAGTAGACTTTACCGTGCTGTTTAAACTATTTAAAAACAAAGCCTTTAAGGCAGCTGCTTTTGGATATTTCGGACATATGTGGGAACTATATGCCTTTTGGGCATTTACACCCATACTCATAAAAACCTACAACCAAATGCATCCTGAAGCCGTATTAAACATTTCTTTCATTTCCTTTTTGGTAATTGGTAGTGGCTGTTTAAGTTGTGCTTTTAGCGGCATCTGGTCTAAACAATTTGGAGTTAAACGTTCGGCATTTTACATTTTATTGGTTTCTGCCATTTGCTGTATAGTTTCGCCACTTAGTTTTTATATAAATTCTGAAGTAATATTTGTGGCTTTTCTAATCTTTTGGGGACTTGTAGTGGTTGCAGATTCTCCCCTTTTCTCTACTTTAGTGGCCCATAATACAGCTGCAGAAACTAAAGGAAGTGCTTTAACCATAGTTAACTGTATTGGGTTTATCATCACTATTATCAGTATTCAAACATTAGGCTTCTTACAATCTATGATTAGCAATCCAACAGTAATTTACTTAATATTAGCAATTGGTCCAATTTTCGGATTAGTAGCCTTGAAAAGCAAGCATAAAGAAAATGAATCACAATTAGTATAA
- the aqpZ gene encoding aquaporin Z, whose amino-acid sequence MKKLVAEFIGTMWLVLGGCGSAVLAAGYPELGIGFVGVAMAFGLTVLTMAYAIGHISGCHLNPAVTIGLTVGGRFDKKDVVPYIIAQVLGGILGAGILYSIASGKAGFELGGFAANGYGEHSPDGYNMMSALVTEIVMTFMFLIIILGATHSKAPKGFGGLAIGLGLTLIHLISIPVTNTSVNPARSTSQALFVGDWALGQLWLFWVAPIVGAIIAGVVYKYISPEKAD is encoded by the coding sequence ATGAAAAAATTAGTAGCTGAATTTATAGGCACCATGTGGCTTGTATTAGGCGGGTGTGGTAGTGCTGTATTAGCAGCCGGATACCCAGAATTAGGAATTGGATTTGTAGGAGTCGCTATGGCTTTTGGACTTACTGTATTAACCATGGCATATGCTATTGGACATATTTCTGGTTGTCATTTAAACCCAGCGGTTACAATTGGCCTTACGGTAGGTGGACGTTTCGATAAGAAAGACGTTGTACCTTATATTATTGCTCAAGTTTTAGGAGGAATTTTGGGTGCAGGAATATTATATAGCATTGCCTCAGGAAAAGCAGGATTTGAATTAGGCGGATTTGCAGCAAATGGATATGGCGAACATTCCCCTGATGGGTACAATATGATGTCTGCCTTAGTTACAGAAATTGTTATGACATTTATGTTTTTAATAATTATCCTTGGCGCAACACACTCTAAAGCACCCAAAGGTTTTGGCGGATTAGCAATTGGTTTAGGTTTAACGCTAATCCATTTAATTAGTATTCCAGTTACAAACACCTCTGTTAACCCTGCGAGAAGTACTAGTCAAGCGCTATTTGTTGGCGACTGGGCATTGGGCCAATTATGGTTATTCTGGGTAGCTCCAATTGTTGGTGCTATTATAGCTGGTGTTGTTTACAAATATATCTCTCCAGAAAAAGCAGACTAA
- a CDS encoding porin family protein, whose product MKKLLLVAAIAVFGLANVNAQDIQFGVKGGLNFASIYGDHSSDYDEVTSFNLGVMAEIPVNEKFSFQPELLYSGQGYSLDSDSDKMVELYYLNVPLMGKYYVTKGLSLEAGPQIGFLLSAKDDKSSATDYFNTVDFGVNFGLGYKLDNGLNFGARYNLGLTDINNVDGFSDKNRNGVLQVSVGYFFF is encoded by the coding sequence ATGAAAAAATTATTACTTGTTGCTGCAATAGCAGTATTTGGATTAGCGAATGTTAATGCACAAGACATTCAGTTTGGGGTAAAAGGAGGACTTAACTTCGCATCTATTTACGGAGATCACTCTAGCGATTATGATGAAGTAACGTCTTTTAATCTTGGGGTTATGGCTGAAATTCCTGTAAACGAAAAATTTTCATTTCAACCAGAGCTACTTTATTCTGGGCAAGGTTATAGCCTTGATAGTGATTCTGATAAAATGGTAGAGCTATATTATTTAAATGTACCGCTAATGGGGAAATATTATGTCACTAAAGGCTTGAGTTTAGAAGCAGGACCTCAGATTGGTTTTTTACTTTCAGCTAAAGATGACAAATCAAGCGCAACAGATTATTTTAATACGGTAGATTTTGGTGTTAATTTTGGCTTAGGTTATAAATTGGATAACGGACTTAATTTTGGAGCACGCTATAATTTAGGGTTAACAGATATTAATAACGTAGATGGTTTTTCAGACAAGAACAGAAATGGCGTCTTACAAGTTTCTGTAGGATACTTTTTCTTTTAG
- a CDS encoding ATP-binding cassette domain-containing protein, protein MEPKHICIQITKQPATEDYIKHITTSNNPILSEFKNKQGTFLSNSTLDEFIKDELLHDNFTLTQDSKRKLLTLSSGERKKALFDYLLKSKPQFLVIVNPFDSLDVKNVADLKSRLLSLSQDIPVIQFFSRKDDILHCIQYILRPDSDTFFIQNLLEYLNQEQITRDIDFKHPLPKPISKPTYHLPKTLIELKKVNVTYNDKLILKDICWAINQGEFWELKGANGTGKSTLVTMMIGDNPKAYGQDVYLFGNKRGSGETVWDIKRHIGYFTPSMMHLFNGQHSALNMVISGLKDSIGLYQIPTDLEVNLAKQWLELIGLNTLKHINYYELSETDKRLILICRAMIKHPPLILLDEPTVGLDDKGALLFIKLVQKIAKESNSAVLYVSHKTEPDLKPTHMFQLEHSIQGSVGKVKN, encoded by the coding sequence ATGGAGCCAAAACATATTTGTATACAAATTACAAAACAACCTGCTACAGAAGATTACATTAAACACATTACCACATCTAACAATCCAATTCTATCAGAATTTAAAAACAAACAAGGCACATTTTTATCAAATTCTACTTTAGATGAGTTTATAAAAGACGAATTATTACACGACAATTTCACACTAACACAAGACTCTAAACGAAAGCTATTAACACTTTCTAGCGGAGAGCGTAAAAAAGCTTTATTTGATTACCTTTTAAAAAGTAAGCCCCAGTTTTTAGTTATTGTAAATCCATTCGACTCTTTAGATGTTAAAAATGTTGCCGACTTAAAATCGCGTTTACTATCACTATCTCAAGACATTCCCGTTATTCAGTTTTTTAGTAGAAAAGATGATATTTTACATTGTATTCAATACATTTTAAGACCTGATTCTGACACTTTTTTTATTCAAAATCTCTTAGAATATTTAAATCAAGAACAAATCACACGTGATATCGACTTTAAACATCCGCTACCTAAACCTATATCTAAACCTACTTATCATTTACCAAAAACATTAATTGAATTAAAGAAAGTTAATGTAACCTATAACGACAAATTAATTTTAAAAGATATCTGTTGGGCGATTAATCAAGGTGAATTTTGGGAATTAAAAGGTGCTAATGGTACAGGAAAATCGACTCTTGTTACCATGATGATTGGAGACAATCCTAAAGCCTACGGACAAGATGTCTATCTATTTGGAAATAAACGAGGCTCTGGCGAAACCGTTTGGGATATAAAACGCCATATTGGTTATTTTACACCTAGTATGATGCACTTATTTAACGGACAACATAGTGCCTTAAATATGGTAATTTCGGGGTTGAAAGACAGTATTGGTTTATATCAAATTCCAACAGATTTAGAAGTAAATTTAGCAAAACAATGGCTAGAATTAATTGGGCTAAATACACTTAAGCACATTAATTATTATGAACTTTCTGAAACGGATAAGCGCTTAATTTTAATTTGCAGAGCAATGATTAAACATCCGCCGTTAATTCTTTTAGATGAACCTACTGTTGGTTTAGACGATAAGGGCGCATTGCTATTTATAAAATTAGTTCAAAAAATTGCTAAAGAAAGTAACTCAGCCGTTTTATATGTTTCGCACAAAACAGAACCCGATTTAAAACCAACACATATGTTTCAATTAGAACACTCAATTCAGGGTTCTGTTGGAAAAGTAAAAAACTAG
- a CDS encoding NAD(P)-binding domain-containing protein, producing MKDISILGCGWLGLPLAKRLLKTGYNVNGTTTTPDKLSALKSFNITPYLLDITADEFPVEFLNSETLIILITSKDISAFKRLIQHIETSSVKHVIYISSTSVYSNCNSVVTEEHPTNDSPLVSIENLFRNSSKFKTTIIRFGGLFGYKRQPGNFIRSHNTIPNPEGYVNLIHQDDCVEILSLFIEKNIQGEIFNACADSHPKRADYYTKEMAKVGRMHPILDKNSSNEYKIISPEKLITYLNFKFKYGDLMAF from the coding sequence ATGAAAGACATCAGTATTTTAGGTTGTGGTTGGTTAGGCCTACCGCTAGCAAAAAGACTATTAAAAACAGGATACAATGTAAATGGAACAACTACTACGCCCGATAAATTATCTGCTCTTAAATCATTTAATATTACGCCTTACCTTTTAGACATTACAGCTGATGAATTTCCTGTAGAGTTTTTAAATTCTGAGACTTTAATCATATTAATCACATCAAAAGACATTTCTGCTTTTAAGCGTTTAATTCAACATATTGAAACCTCATCTGTAAAACATGTTATATATATAAGTTCTACATCGGTATATTCTAATTGTAATTCGGTGGTTACAGAAGAGCACCCAACCAACGATAGTCCGTTGGTAAGCATTGAGAATCTATTTAGAAACAGCTCGAAATTTAAAACGACTATAATTAGGTTTGGCGGATTATTTGGATACAAAAGACAACCCGGGAATTTTATCCGTTCTCATAATACAATTCCTAATCCCGAAGGTTATGTGAATTTGATTCATCAAGATGACTGTGTAGAAATTCTATCGCTTTTTATTGAAAAAAATATTCAAGGTGAAATTTTCAATGCCTGCGCTGACTCGCATCCAAAACGAGCCGATTATTACACAAAAGAAATGGCGAAAGTTGGACGAATGCATCCAATATTAGACAAGAACTCGTCTAATGAATATAAAATAATTAGTCCCGAAAAACTGATAACATATTTAAATTTTAAGTTTAAATATGGAGATTTAATGGCATTCTAA
- a CDS encoding pyridoxamine 5'-phosphate oxidase family protein, which produces MGKKIDYIAPHIMEFIKKQHLFFVGTAASEGRVNVSPKGTDSFRVINKNKIIWLNLTGSGNETAAHLLQNTRMTIMFCAFEGKPLILRLYGNATIFHPRDEAFHTYSTHFPDAVGSRQIIEMDVDLVQTSCGFGVPFMDFKEERPTLNEWAIQKGEDGIKQYWTDKNTESIDGFETQILD; this is translated from the coding sequence ATGGGAAAGAAGATAGATTACATAGCACCACATATAATGGAATTCATAAAGAAACAACACCTGTTTTTTGTAGGTACAGCAGCTTCTGAAGGTCGTGTAAACGTATCTCCTAAGGGCACCGATAGTTTTAGAGTGATTAATAAAAACAAAATTATTTGGCTGAATTTAACTGGAAGTGGAAACGAAACTGCTGCACATTTACTTCAGAACACAAGAATGACCATTATGTTTTGTGCTTTTGAAGGCAAACCTTTAATTCTTAGATTATACGGAAATGCAACTATTTTTCACCCTCGAGATGAAGCTTTCCATACTTATAGCACACATTTTCCTGATGCAGTTGGTTCTAGACAGATAATTGAAATGGATGTAGATTTAGTCCAAACCTCATGCGGATTTGGTGTACCGTTTATGGATTTTAAAGAAGAACGTCCTACTTTAAACGAATGGGCAATACAAAAAGGAGAAGATGGAATTAAACAATATTGGACAGATAAAAATACAGAAAGTATTGATGGTTTCGAAACTCAAATTCTAGATTAA